A window from Chelmon rostratus isolate fCheRos1 chromosome 13, fCheRos1.pri, whole genome shotgun sequence encodes these proteins:
- the LOC121616393 gene encoding olfactory receptor 6N1-like has product MKSNNSLNPAYFQLTLFADTGPLRYLFFSLCLLIYIIIVCANVIIVLTVCLDRSLHQPMYMFISFLSLNSLFGSAGFFPRFLTDILSDTHLISRPSCFVQIFVVYTYVSCEMTILGIMAYDRFVAICQPLRYRSKMSFRMVGNLLVFAWLCPALAVGFCLSLTVRLRLCGNKLHRLFCSNWPVVHLSCVDTSLNSSAGLVVAVTTIFIPLFFVLYTYLRILLVCRRSSSEFRGKALQTCLPHVVTFVTYSFTLFCELSLTRFETDELNPIITVVLSLEYLIIPPINNPLVYGLNLPQIRGAIFRFLKIHKVRLAPKN; this is encoded by the coding sequence ATGAAGAGCAACAACAGCCTGAATCCAGCCTACTTTCAGCTCACACTGTTCGCAGATACCGGGCCTCTCAGGTATCTCTTCttcagtctgtgtctgttgATCTACATCATCATCGTCTGTGCTAACGTCATCATTGTTCTGACAGTCTGTCTGGACAGATCTCTGCATCAGCCCATGTACATGTTCATCTCCTTTCTGTCCTTGAACTCTCTGTTCGGCTCAGCCGGCTTCTTCCCCAGGTTTCTGACGGACATCCTGTCTGACACTCATTTGATCTCACGGCCGTCGTGTTTCGTTCAGATATTTGTTGTTTACACCTACGTCTCATGTGAGATGACCATCCTCGGCATCATGGCCTACGATCGATTCGTCGCTATTTGCCAGCCTCTGCGCTATCGCAGTAAAATGAGCTTTAGGATGGTGGGGAATCTTCTGGTCTTTGCCTGGCTCTGCCCTGCGCTCGCTGTCggcttctgtctctctctcacggTTCGATTGAGGCTGTGTGGAAACAAACTGCACAGGCTTTTCTGCTCTAACTGGCCTGTGGTTCATCTCTCCTGTGTGGACACGAGTCTGAACAGCTCGGCGGGGCTGGTTGTTGCTGTGACGACCATCTTCATCCCGCTGTTCTTCGTCCTGTACACCTATCTACGGATCCTGCTGGTCTGCAGGAGAAGCTCGTCTGAGTTCAGAGGGAAGGCGTTACAGACCTGCCTGCCTCACGTGGTCACCTTTGTGACCTACTCCTTCACTCTCTTCTGTGAGCTTTCACTCACTCGATTTGAGACTGATGAACTGAACCCAATCATCACAGTCGTTTTATCTTTAGAGTATCTGATCATTCCCCCCATCAATAACCCTCTAGTTTATGGCCTGAATCTGCCCCAGATCAGAGGAGCCATTTTTAGATTTCTGAAGATTCACAAAGTGAGACTCGCTCCCAAAAATTAA
- the LOC121616468 gene encoding olfactory receptor 6N2-like has translation MDDELNVTYVTLGGHVEVDKYRYLYFVILFTVYILIICSNSTIVYLIWIHQNLHEPMYIFIAALLINSVLYSTAIYPKLLIDFLSEKQIISYSACLFQFHVFYSFGGSEFLLLAAMSYDRYVSICKPLQYPTVMRKTTVCIFLLLAWILPASQVAVPAGLSANKKLCSFSLKGIFCNNTVYKLQCVVSREQIIHDMIILLNVALLPMLFILFTYTRILIISYRSSGEVRRKAAQTCLPHLIVLINFSCLCAYDVITVQLESDFPKTVRLLMTLQIIMYHPLFNPIIYGLKMREISKHLRRLFCPAKIR, from the coding sequence ATGGATGATGAATTAAATGTAACATATGTGACTCTTGGTGGGCATGTGGAAGTGGACAAATACAGATAcctttattttgtgattttgttcACAGTATATATTCTGATAATCTGCAGTAATTCTACTATTGTTTATCTGATCTGGATTCACCAAAACCTCCATGAGCCGATGTACATTTTCATTGCAGCTCTGTTAATCAACTCTGTTCTTTACAGCACTGCGATCTACCCGAAGCTGCTGATTGATTTCTTATCTGAGAAGCAGATCATATCTTAttctgcctgtctctttcagtttcatgtgttttattctttcGGTGGTTCAGAGTTCTTACTGTTGGCAGCCATGTCTTATGACAGGTATGTGTCCATCTGTAAACCTCTGCAATATCCAACTGtcatgagaaaaacaacagtttgtatTTTCTTACTCTTAGCTTGGATTCTACCTGCCTCTCAGGTTGCAGTCCCAGCTGGACTGAGTGCTAATaaaaaactctgcagcttttctttaaaagGAATTTTTTGTAACAACACAGTTTATAAACTTCAATGTGTGGTCTCAAGGGAACAAATTATACATGACATGATCATTCTGCTAAATGTTGCACTTCTTCCGatgctcttcatcctcttcacatACACCAGGATACTGATAATATCCTATCGAAGTAGTGGAGAAGTGAGgagaaaagctgcacagaccTGTTTACCACATCTGATCGTTTTAATCaatttctcctgtttgtgtgcatatgaTGTCATTACAGTCCAGCTTGAATCTGATTTTCCAAAGACTGTACGTTTACTCATGACATTACAAATAATAATGTATCACCCTCTCTTTAATCCAATCATATACGGACTAAAAATGAGAGAAATCTCTAAACACCTCAGGAGGTTGTTCTGTCCAGCCAAAATAAGATGA
- the LOC121616397 gene encoding olfactory receptor 11A1-like has protein sequence MDSQVNITYITVDGYVEMHKYRFLYFVILFSAYILIICSNSTIVYLIWIHQNLHEPMYVFIAALLINSVVFSTAIYPKLFIDFLSEKQIISYSACLFQFHVFYSLAGSEFLLLAAMSYDRYVSICKPLQYPTIMKKTTVSIFLVLAWLVPAVQIAVPAVLNANKKLCSFILKGIFCNNTVYKLHCVISESQVIRDMIILLNIVLLPMLFILFSYTRILIISYRSSGEVRRKAAQTCLPHLIVLINFSCLGFFDVIVIRLESYFPKPVSLIMTLQVVLYNPLFNPIIYGLKMKEISKHLKKLFCPAKMNQCLNTDK, from the coding sequence ATGGATAGTCAAGtaaatataacatatataacTGTTGATGGATATGTGgaaatgcacaaatacagatttctttattttgtgattttgttcTCAGCATATATTCTGATAATCTGCAGTAATTCTACTATTGTCTATCTGATCTGGATTCACCAAAACCTCCATGAGCCGATGTACGTTTTCATTGCAGCTCTGTTAATCAACTCAGTTGTTTTTAGCACTGCGATCTACCCAAAGCTGTTTATTGACTTTTTATCTGAGAAGCAGATCATATCTTAttctgcctgtctctttcagtttcatgtgttttactcTCTCGCTGGTTCAGAGTTCTTACTGTTGGCAGCCATGTCTTATGACAGGTATGTGTCCATCTGTAAACCTCTGCAATATCCAACTATCATGAAGAAAACAACTGTCAGTATTTTCTTGGTTTTAGCTTGGCTTGTGCCCGCTGTTCAGATTGCAGTGCCAGCTGTACTGAATGCTAATAAAAAACTCTGtagctttattttaaaaggaATTTTCTGCAATAACACAGTTTACAAACTTCACTGTGTGATCTCAGAATCACAAGTTATACGTGATATGATAATTCTGCTAAATATTGTACTTCTTCCGATGCTCTTCATCCTTTTCTCATACACCAGGATACTGATAATATCCTATCGAAGTAGTGGAGAAGTCAGgagaaaagctgcacagaccTGTTTACCACATCTGATCGTTTTAATCAATTTCtcctgtttgggtttttttgatGTCATTGTAATTAGATTAGAATCATATTTTCCAAAACCTGTTAGTTTAATAATGACTTTGCAAGTGGTTTTGTATAATCCTCTTTTCAATCCAATCATATACGGactaaaaatgaaagaaatttcTAAACACCTGAAGAAGTTGTTCTGTCCAGCCAAAATGAATCAATGTCTCAACACTGATAAGTGA